The genomic stretch CTTATCATCTTTAAACGGTTTCTAACCATCATCAGTGGGATGTTTACAAACCCGGCTTTTTCGTTTTAGGCTCGAATGAAATAAAGAGTCGTTACAACACTCCACCGATTCTCAGCTCCGCCTCCTTCTcgaaaaggaagagagaaaaaaaaaaagatttaaagctttaaaaatgacaaaccgCCCCTTTAAAGCTCGCTTGGCTTCTACACCCGTGCCCGATTAACtctgaaataaatacaaacagtgAAAGTATGAaagaaaggagtgtgtgtgaaatgttaacACAGGAAGCATAACGTCTTTGCACAGTCAGATCACATTAaaaccaaaacataaaaaaaaaaaagaaaacaaaacaattttttcttctttttacaaAATTTGACACTCAGCAGGTTAGAACAGCTTCACATCAGGAGGAACGTGTTCTGTGCCGTCATGGTGTCAGCTGGAACGTCAGATCCATACACAGGTCTCCCGTCACGAGCGACAAGCCGTTCCACCGGACTCCTGCTGCTTTAGGATTTACTCCAaactaaaacagaaaatgtaatgaatcttagtgggggtttttttgtacATCCGATAAAACGCTGGATGTCGTTCTGACGGCTCTTCCGTGTTCTGATGGGTTCTGACCAGACGTGGATTCATTTCCTGACAGTTTTTCCTATTTTCTTTCctgctttttacattatttgtatattaaaaggtctccgatgtttgagaaacgcttcagaaaaccgtgTCGGGCGGcgaaactaaacaaaaaacaaaacaaacgtgtagccaatgagcagaaaggggcggggcttgtcgatatgcaGCGGAGAGcatgttcggtgcgcatgtgtgacattagcagaaagcggttttaacatcgacatggaggataaaaacaaagagagaaagagaagaaaaacttacgataaggacaagaagtaggacgtgttaatataggatcagctttccagcgctggagagaactgaaggagcaggaagtcggccacatattcacaggttggagtttcccgagtcaataactcctgagctaaacgctgttactacacaaataacacctcttttctatcgtagtaatgtagagaggcagctacaaccgcgttttgtgtagtaacagcgtttagctcaggagttatcgactcgggaaactccgacctgtgaatatgtggccgactatcgatacaggggtggcaCCTATTTGTGTttggcgtgtttgttttggtgattttatatgtcaacattggctctcaaacaatggagaccccacctttaaagttagttaaaaataaaaaaaggacttATTGTAATCGTTGCCCTGCTGTGgtagaagaggaataaagcacacGCTGTTACAGGAGAAGAATCCACTACATCAGTCCACCGTGTTCCCACAGGATCGAGCGTGTTCATActcactgatgatgatgacgatgaggatgatgagcacGGCGATCAAAATGGCCCACATCTAtagagatcacacacacacgagtgtttttaaaaaggaaaagaaaacattttaggacaagaaaataaaacaggtcTTAAGCAGTGATGTGTGAGGATACGGTCACACGGTCAGCGTGTTTCTCTCCACGCCGTCAGACAGGAGGAACTTTTACCTTGCAGTTCTTCCACCAGTACTTCCGCTTTAGTTTTGCAGCGTTGGTCTCGAACTGAGAGGCTCCGGCTTGAAGAGCGTCGGCCCGGTCGTCCAGCTCGGTCAGCTTCTGGTCTCTCTCCAGGACTTTGTCCACGTTCACCCTCATGATGTCCACCACctgaggaaccagacacaaacctTTTGTGTTCGTTTATTTTATCTTTACAAAGTCTACAAGTTCATCGGGACGTCTTCAGATGTTTGAACCGTGTTTAAATCGATATAACCAGTACACATGGAAGACTAAAACTTTATCAGCAGcagaaaataacaacaatataaacagtgtgtgtgtgtgtgtggatgtgtgtatagtgtgtgtgtggatgtggatgtgtatagcatgtgtgtgtatggatgtggatgtgtatagcatgtgtgtgtgtgtgtgtgtggatgtgtgtatagcatgtgtgtgtggatgtgtatagcgtgtgtgtgtggatgtggatgtgtatagcatgtgtgtgtgtgtggatgtggatgtgtatagcatgtgtgtgtgtgtggatgtggatgtgtatagcatgtgtgtgtgtggatgtgtataGCGTGTGTgtatagcatgtgtgtgtgtggatgtgtataGCATGTGggtgtggatgtggatgtgtacagcatgtgtgtgtgtgtgtgtagtgtgtgtgtatagcatgtgtgtgtgtggatgtgtataGCGTGTGTgtatagcatgtgtgtgtgtggatgtgtatagcatgtgtgtgtggatgtggatgtgtacagcatgtgtgtgtgtgtgtgtgtagtgtgtgtgtgtatagcatgtgtgtgtgtggatgtgtatagcgtgtgtgtgtggatgtggatgtgtgtgtgtgtgtggatgtgtatagcacgtgtgtgtgtgtgtagcgtgtgtgtgtgcgcgcgcgcgtgtggaTGTGTATAGCGTGTGTTTAGCGCGTGTgtttagcatgtgtgtgtagcgcgcgtgtgtgtgtagcgcgcgtgtgtgtgtagcgcgtgtgtgtgtgtgtgtgtagcgcgtgtgtgtaagtgcgtgtatgtgtgtgtaagtgcgtgtaagtgcgtgtatgtgtgtgtaagtgcgtgtgtgtgtgtgtaagtgcgtgtgtgtgtgtgtaagtgcgtgtgtgtgtaagcgcgTGTGTACACAGTACTCATGACCTGAGTACGACCAGCACAGACCCCCAGGTCAGAGCAGTTGTGTTTTTCCTGCTGAAACACAgatgttagtgatgtgtgtgatgtgtgtgatgtgtgtgatgcgTGTGATgcgtgtgatgtgtgtgatccTCGCTCTTCATCGCTGGACGTCTGAATAGAGACGGAAAGCTTCACCCTTCCATTACAACAAACCTCCATAACAACCTAATTAAACTTCCTGACCAACATGCACCTAACACACATGCTCCACTGATCTACTGAGGCAGAgcagagagagggtgtgtgtgtgtgtgtgtgtgtgtgtgtgtgtgtgtgtgtgagacagggtGCGGCCCCTTTAAAACAGCAGAAACTGGTAGGAGGCCCACGCTTCCCTTACATAACCATGGAGACCGACGATTACATAAGTAGCAGAGAAAAGTCCTGACATGAACCcaatacactctctctcacacacacacacacacacacacacacacacacacacacacacactctctctctctctctctcatagtgAGAGCTACATCAGTCTGATGGCTGCATGCGTTTTTTTCAGATTAGTGAGACAGTGGATTCTGCACTTTGCCAGCTTGATTATGATTATTCTGTTGCTTCTAATATTACAGAAGGTCCGAGTTCCTGTTCTTAACGTCTCCGTCCTAAAAAAACAGTCACGGCTTCGAGTCTGACCGCTCGAAAGTCCCTGTGACagtgctgttgctatagaaacgataaaatATTAGTTAATCTTCTACTAACTAGCGttaccgtttctatagcaacagatcGCTGATCCTTTATGGAAGGAGACTCCGGCACCGGTGGGAAAGTTAGAACTTTCCTACAATCTTGTGTACAAAAAGAGTTAACGAGATGCATTGTTAAATCttattaagagagagagagagagagagagagagagagagagagagggagagagagagagggagagggagagggagagagggagagaggggggggagagaggggggaaaagagaaagagagagagggagaggggagagagagagaaggagagagagagagagggggaaagagaaagagggaaagagagagagagagggagggagagagagagggaaggagagggagggagggagagagagggagggagagagacccccagagagagagagggagagagacccccagagagagagggagagagagagggagagagaggctgGTGTGAGAGTGACTATTCacagctgctataacgtaagtgTTTCTTTGAGGCTCCACACCATTAAACGTAAATAAGTGGATAAAAGCACTGATGTTGTGACGAACTTCTGTggtgtaagagaaataaaacagaacgtGCTGTTAGTGTGAAATTAACACTGTCGTCTCTGATTACTGATTTATCCCTTAAATCTTATAGAAATGATAAGAGTTTTACTGCTAGTCATGCAATAAAGTTTACATGATGCTCCACAAAGCCCGTGCCTTTTTCTTTTGTACTGACGACATAAACAGCTGATCTGCGATAAACGAAGACCTCCACGACAAGATGGTACCAATTCCTCTCAGTGATAGTGGACCCCAGCAGGAGGATGTCTGGGTCTGTGGATGTCTGCCTGTGATGCTGGTGAAATAATGGACACGTTCGTGACACGTGAGGACGAGACGTTTAAAAGAATGCTTTAGAGTACGTCAAGAAGGCGTTGCCTTAACGGCACCGGGCTTAATTAGGAGCGATTAGTCAGCTGTTCGGAAAATATGTACGCTTTAAAATCGCCTCGCGTTCACAGGCACCTTAATGCCAAGTATTTTTTCAGGTTAAACCTGTTAAACAAAACCTGATGGCAAACAGTGAGGTGCTCAATCAATATATGACACCCCCTAGTGGACGGATTTAAATACATGTCCGGaaatcggtgtgtgtgtgtgtgtagaagtaaAGTAGAATTATTTTTCGTACCTCGTCCACCTGAGCCTGGGTCTGCTGCAGTCTTCGGTTACCGGACGCCACACCCGAAGCACCGGGACCTTCTGCGGAGGGAGCAGACCTGCACAGAAACAACACGGGATCGCCGATCAGTGCCCGAGACCTCTAAACACGAGCGGCCTTCTCTGATTTATTAGAAGACAAAcatgtttcttctttttgtacTTTAAAAGGTCATTTTAAACTCATTCTCATGATGTCTGAGCTGAAGGGTCTGAATAACTGGAGCTCTGCTGCCATCGTGTGGCCGAAAGGCTGAACAACAACTACTACAGTTTACTTTTTctaccattaaaaaaataaagatggtAATTACTCATTAAAATATGGAGACTCGACGTTATTAGAAGAGAAGATTCAGGTTAAATAGTTCAGTTAAATAATAGTCAATTGTTTCCTCAAAACATGAAGAAAATCtgtaaatgaaatttttatctaaaaaaaaaaacccaaacaaacaaaaaaataacaacacggCACTAAAGACAATttacagtctctctcacactaaaCTTTATTGTATTGATTATTTGACTGGATATAACATATAAAGTGCGTACTGTCGAAACACCTTTGAGAATcacataatatatgtatatatgatatatttcaGGGCACATCATTCAGCCCTAATttctatattaattaatattataaatataaaaaaagagacatgCTGGAGAATTGATGTGTGACAGATGCAGCAGTACAACTTGGACGAAGTCTATGGAGCATTTAACAAACCTATTGAGACAATCGAGACACacggtgtgagtgtgtgtgtgtatgagagagagacacagacagagagagagagagacagacaaacagacaggcaggcagagagcgacagaaagagagacagacaaagagagacagacagacacggagggagagagacagacagacagacagacagacagagagacagagacagagagacagacacagagacacagagagaccgacagacagacagagacaaacagagagagacagacacagacagacagagacagacagagagagagagagagagacagacagacagagagagagacagacagagagagagagacagacagacagacagacagacagagtctcTCAGGGTCTGGACTGTGTGTTGGACCCTCCCTCACACTGCTGACCCTCACGTGATTAGCTGTGAGATGATGTCACATGGCGAGTGATGTGAGGCTCTGACAGATACAGCAGCACCACCAGGACACAAGACCCTGTAACAGCGAGCTGTGACAGGAGCAAATCCCAGGTTTAATATTTACTGTAAGCGCTCGTTGTAATATGTAACGTCTCACGTTAACCGATTAAAACACGTTTATCGAAGGCGTCTCCGGCGTCTGCGCTCCGTAACAGTCTAAGTTTAAAGCTGTAAAGTTTAAGACATCTTCAGCACAGACGAGTTTATACCGAGGCTTAAGtgtaaaaaagagaataaagagattCTGCTGTAACTGTAAGGACAAGAACTTGCTTTCCACAACATTTAATGTGACATCATCTCAGTGTGACGGTATTTAATAAAATCTTaatacacattaataataattttgaacTGTTCATAAACTGATGCGGCCTTCGTCCGATTACGTTGCCGTAACAGCATGAGACGGATTGTTTAATCgttatttataccacagtgctctaatctgattggtcagagtaCAGGCGGTTAtggctgtaataaataaatacagatttaaataaatgcacttGTTCAGATACGATttagttactatagtaacagctcacacacactgctcctagGAGGCTAAGTGTGCTTCAGTTAATCATGATTAGtgataaacagatttaatacaaaatgtattattgtttaacaaagtaaattgggggggggggggcagagagagagagagagagagagagagagagagagagagagagagagagagagagagagagagagagagagagagacagaaagacagagacagacagagacacacacagagacagaaagaaagagtgagacacagacagacagacagacagacagacagagacagacagacagacagaggcagacagacagagagagacagagagagacagagagagacagacagacaggtgtgacACTGACAGGGTAACGAGTGTTTATCACAGATATAAAGTGATAACATGAACTAACTCGTCTAGTGAACATGCCACTATTAAACATTATGATGAATATAAAAGTGTTTaatcttcctcacacacacacacacacacacacacacacacacacacacacacacacacacacacacacacacacacacacacacacaacatgctgtTTATAACCTGTTTATCGTAGGCGTACATGTTACTCTTAGTTAAGGGAATCTTTAACAGTTCCAAAAAGCCAGAAGAAAAGGGTTTAGGAGTAAATCAAGAACAAATCCTTCAGATGGTGTAGGGAAGTCTGTCGTTCACTCGCGTGGTGAAGTCGACATTTGCATGGATTTGCAAGTTTGTCTCTGAGGTGATGAGCAAATCAGCGGCCATTGTGTTTCCCTCGCCACATAATTTCAGACACACGGGCTCGATTTCTCAGCTGTAACACCACCACGAAGCTTTAGTGCCTTCACAGTACAAAATAAATACGGTCAACTAGTCAAATTTTTATTAGAGCTCGTTTAGGTTAGAATTAATTTACAGGACAGCCGTTTTTATACGTAACCATGGCAACGCTGTTGTTTCTTAAGACTCGAGCTCATAGTCGGGAATTTACTTTAATGTAAATGATCTTAGTTATAATgaatatttactatttatagCAAC from Tachysurus fulvidraco isolate hzauxx_2018 chromosome 2, HZAU_PFXX_2.0, whole genome shotgun sequence encodes the following:
- the vamp3 gene encoding vesicle-associated membrane protein 3: MSAPSAEGPGASGVASGNRRLQQTQAQVDEVVDIMRVNVDKVLERDQKLTELDDRADALQAGASQFETNAAKLKRKYWWKNCKMWAILIAVLIILIVIIIIWSKS